GCTCCACGCCTCGATGCGGATGGGCGAGCTGCGTCTGGAACTGCCCGACGACGCGCTCCTGGACATCGACAGCGAATTCGGGGCGACGCTCGGCGAGGTCGACGACCGTGGAGTCCGCAACCGCCGGATCGAGGACCCGGAGCGAGCCCATCACTTCCGGGTGACGGGCTCGGTGTTCATGGGCGCGCTCGTGGTGGACCAGTTCCGCGCCCGCGGCGCGCACGACGACCTCCGCTGAGGGTTGACCCCCGGACGGCACTCGTCGCATGGTTCCGACCCCCGAGACACGAGCCAGGAGAACCCGACTCGATGAGCGATACCTACTACGCGCCCAAGGATCTGCCGAAGTTCGAGGAGATGGGCGAGGACGCCCCCGAGCTCTGGCGGAAGTTCAGCCAGTGGTACGGAGCCGTGTTCGAGGAGGGAGCACTGACCGCGCGTGAGAAGTCCCTCATCGCCCTGGCCGTCGCCCACGCCGTGCAGTGCCCCTACTGCATCGACGCCTACACGCAGGACAGCCTCGAGAAGGGCAGCAATCTCGAGCAGATGACCGAAGCCGTCCACGTGGCCGCGGCGATCCGGGGCGGCGCCTCGCTCGTCCATGGTGTCCAGATGCGCAACGTGCACGACCAGCTTTCCATGTGACCACCCCCGCCCCCGGATTCCCATGAGCACCCAGAGCCTTCTGCGGCGCGAGCACCCGCTCGCGTCGCCCTCCGCCCAGGTCGAACGCCTGCGCGGCCTCGGCGACCGCTACGACTTCGCCCGCCCCCTCGCCGAGGCCGGCCTCTGGCCGCTGCGCGCGGTCGGGATCGACACCCTGCAGATCAACGTGGGAAAGCTGTGCAACCAGTCCTGCAGCCACTGCCACGTCGACGCCGGACCCGACCGGCGCGAGACCATGTCCGACGACGTGCTCGAGGCCTGCATGTCGCTGCTGATCGACGGAGGCATCCGGGCGCTCGACATCACCGGCGGCGCGCCCGAGCTGTACCCGCGCTTCCGCGAGCTGGTGACCCGTGCCGCCGAGGCCGGCAAGCACGTCATGCACCGCTGCAACCTGACGGCGATCCTGTTGCCACGGTACGCGGACATTCCCGAGTTGCTGGCCGAGCACGACGTCGAGATCATCGCGTCGCTGCCCTACTACCTGCCCAAGCAGACCGACCGTCAGCGCGGCGACGGCGTCTTCGACAAGTCGATCGTCGCCCTGCGCCGTCTGAACGAGCTGGGCTACGGGACCGGCGGAACCCGACGACTGAGTCTCGTGACGAACCCCGTCGGCGCCTTCCTCCCGGGCGACCAGGGCGCACTCGCCCGCGACTGGAAGCGCGAGCTGGACCGCCGATACGGAGTGACCTTCGACGACCTGTTCACCATCACGAACATGCCGATCAGCCGGTACCTGGAATTCCTCGACGACTCCGGCAATCTCGAGCGCTACATGCAGAAGTTGCGCGGG
The genomic region above belongs to Candidatus Krumholzibacteriia bacterium and contains:
- a CDS encoding arsenosugar biosynthesis-associated peroxidase-like protein; its protein translation is MSDTYYAPKDLPKFEEMGEDAPELWRKFSQWYGAVFEEGALTAREKSLIALAVAHAVQCPYCIDAYTQDSLEKGSNLEQMTEAVHVAAAIRGGASLVHGVQMRNVHDQLSM
- the arsS gene encoding arsenosugar biosynthesis radical SAM (seleno)protein ArsS (Some members of this family are selenoproteins.), yielding MSTQSLLRREHPLASPSAQVERLRGLGDRYDFARPLAEAGLWPLRAVGIDTLQINVGKLCNQSCSHCHVDAGPDRRETMSDDVLEACMSLLIDGGIRALDITGGAPELYPRFRELVTRAAEAGKHVMHRCNLTAILLPRYADIPELLAEHDVEIIASLPYYLPKQTDRQRGDGVFDKSIVALRRLNELGYGTGGTRRLSLVTNPVGAFLPGDQGALARDWKRELDRRYGVTFDDLFTITNMPISRYLEFLDDSGNLERYMQKLRGAFNPVAAQGVMCRSLISIGYEGTIYDCDFNQMLEIPAGTERGDAPNIADASAAELVDLLARRTIRTAPHCFGCTAGAGSSCGGATA